A stretch of Rhodothermales bacterium DNA encodes these proteins:
- a CDS encoding M28 family metallopeptidase: protein MLRYILLSAALVLSAGCAAPGDDVPQAALDAITADGLSDGIATLASDAFEGRAPSSPGEEKTVAYLEAQFRTIGLEPGNGDSYFQQVPLVAITANPDMQLSVADESGRSTYAYGDDFMAWTTRIVESVHLDASEMVFVGFGVVAPEYDWNDYAGLDVRGKTVVMLINDPGFGSGDPSLFNGNAMTYYGRWTYKFEEAARQGAAAAFIVHETEPASYPWEVVSGSWSGPQFDLVPEDNNMSRVTAEGWLHIDTARALFQRAGLDFDAEKARARTRAFSPVSLRLTASMDIANTIRRSESRNVIATLPGRTRPDEYVIYMAHWDHFGIDPSLEGDQIYNGAVDNASGTAGLLEIARGFAALPQRPERSVAFLAVTAEEQGLLGGRYYAEYPIIPTAQTAAAINIDGVNLTGPTRDLTVVGYGNSELDRYLTEAAEAQGRVVRPDPEPQKGFFYRSDHFSFAKKGVPALYTDPGIDDVARGEAYGIQMREDYTANRYHKPADEFDPNWDFSGAVQDLRLLLTVGYRVANTDHWPTWNDGTEFKAIREAERPPQP, encoded by the coding sequence ATGCTTCGCTATATCCTGCTTTCCGCCGCCCTCGTCCTGTCCGCCGGCTGCGCCGCTCCTGGCGACGACGTCCCGCAAGCCGCCCTCGATGCCATCACCGCCGACGGGCTGTCCGACGGCATCGCCACCCTCGCCTCCGACGCCTTCGAGGGGCGTGCGCCTTCCTCGCCCGGAGAGGAAAAAACGGTCGCCTACCTCGAAGCGCAGTTCCGCACGATCGGCCTGGAGCCGGGCAACGGCGATTCCTATTTCCAGCAGGTGCCGCTGGTCGCCATCACGGCCAACCCCGACATGCAGCTCAGCGTAGCCGACGAGTCGGGGCGCTCGACGTACGCCTACGGCGACGACTTCATGGCCTGGACGACGCGCATCGTGGAATCCGTCCACCTCGACGCCTCGGAGATGGTGTTTGTCGGCTTCGGCGTCGTGGCGCCGGAATACGACTGGAACGACTATGCCGGCCTCGACGTCCGCGGCAAGACCGTGGTGATGCTGATCAACGACCCCGGCTTCGGCTCGGGCGACCCGTCGCTGTTCAACGGCAACGCCATGACGTATTACGGGCGGTGGACCTACAAATTCGAGGAGGCCGCCCGCCAGGGCGCCGCGGCGGCGTTCATCGTGCACGAGACCGAGCCGGCCTCGTATCCCTGGGAGGTCGTCAGCGGCAGCTGGTCGGGACCGCAGTTCGACCTCGTGCCGGAAGACAACAACATGTCGCGCGTCACGGCCGAGGGGTGGCTGCATATCGACACGGCGCGCGCCCTGTTCCAGCGCGCCGGCCTCGACTTCGACGCCGAGAAGGCGCGCGCGCGGACCCGCGCATTTTCGCCGGTCTCGCTCCGCCTCACCGCGTCGATGGACATCGCCAACACCATCCGCCGCTCCGAGTCGCGCAACGTCATCGCCACCCTGCCCGGGCGTACGCGTCCCGACGAATACGTCATCTACATGGCCCACTGGGATCATTTCGGGATCGATCCGAGCCTCGAAGGGGACCAGATCTATAACGGCGCCGTCGACAACGCCTCCGGCACGGCCGGCCTGCTCGAAATCGCCCGGGGCTTCGCCGCGCTTCCGCAACGGCCGGAACGGTCGGTCGCGTTTCTCGCGGTCACGGCCGAGGAACAGGGCCTGCTCGGCGGCCGCTATTACGCCGAGTATCCCATCATCCCCACCGCCCAGACCGCCGCCGCGATCAATATCGACGGGGTGAACCTCACCGGTCCGACCCGAGACCTCACCGTGGTCGGCTACGGCAACTCGGAGCTGGACCGGTATCTCACGGAGGCCGCCGAGGCGCAGGGCCGCGTGGTGCGCCCCGATCCGGAGCCGCAGAAGGGGTTCTTCTACCGGTCCGACCACTTCAGCTTCGCCAAAAAGGGGGTGCCGGCCCTGTACACCGACCCGGGCATCGACGATGTGGCGCGAGGGGAAGCCTACGGGATCCAGATGCGCGAAGACTATACGGCGAACCGGTACCACAAGCCGGCCGACGAATTCGACCCGAACTGGGACTTTTCCGGCGCCGTCCAGGACCTGAGGCTGCTGCTGACGGTCGGGTACCGGGTGGCCAACACCGACCACTGGCCTACCTGGAACGACGGCACCGAATTCAAAGCCATCCGCGAAGCCGAACGCCCGCCGCAGCCCTGA
- a CDS encoding DUF1080 domain-containing protein: protein MKSWIAIATCALLIAGCQPDTTPDTAGAEPMAMSHADTPVGEWISIFDGETLNGWTASEEPGTFRVENGELIVKGPRSHLYYTGPVGGHTFKNFEWKAEVMTKPGANSGMYIHTEFQEDGWPAKGYEVQVNNSHTDWRRTGGLYAIDDVREAPANDNEWFTEHIIVNGKRIITKVNDKTLVDYTEPENAERPDDMRGRRLSSGTVAIQGHDPESEVHYRNIMIKILPD from the coding sequence ATGAAATCGTGGATCGCTATCGCGACATGCGCCCTCCTCATCGCCGGCTGCCAGCCGGATACTACCCCGGATACCGCCGGCGCCGAGCCCATGGCGATGTCGCACGCTGACACGCCGGTCGGCGAATGGATCAGCATCTTCGACGGCGAAACCCTCAACGGCTGGACGGCCAGCGAAGAGCCGGGCACGTTCCGGGTCGAGAACGGCGAGCTGATCGTGAAGGGACCGCGCTCGCACCTGTATTACACCGGCCCCGTCGGCGGACACACGTTCAAGAACTTCGAATGGAAAGCCGAGGTGATGACGAAGCCGGGCGCCAACTCGGGCATGTACATCCACACCGAATTTCAGGAGGACGGATGGCCGGCCAAAGGGTATGAGGTGCAGGTGAACAATTCCCACACCGACTGGCGCAGAACGGGCGGCCTGTACGCGATCGATGATGTGCGCGAGGCGCCGGCGAACGACAACGAGTGGTTCACCGAACACATCATCGTAAACGGCAAGCGCATCATCACGAAAGTGAACGACAAGACGCTGGTCGATTACACCGAGCCGGAAAACGCCGAACGCCCGGACGACATGCGGGGCCGCCGGCTTTCGAGCGGAACGGTGGCCATCCAGGGGCACGATCCGGAGAGCGAAGTGCACTACCGGAATATCATGATCAAGATTCTGCCCGATTGA
- a CDS encoding ferritin: MAKTPSHRSRMAPAVEKALNDQIQAEFESAYLYLQMAAQFEALNLKGFAHWLRLQWQEETAHAMKLFDFTLQRDGGIALEAIPKPKVKFKTPTEAFEQVLEHERYITGRIHELYEVAREHKDYPLQSLLHWFIDEQVEEEDNARSIIDTLQLVGNDGANLFLLDRELGARTTAPDA, from the coding sequence ATGGCCAAAACACCCTCCCATCGTTCCCGCATGGCCCCTGCCGTCGAGAAAGCCCTCAACGACCAGATTCAGGCCGAATTCGAGTCGGCGTACCTGTACCTCCAGATGGCGGCCCAGTTCGAGGCGCTGAACCTCAAGGGATTTGCGCACTGGCTGCGCCTCCAGTGGCAGGAAGAGACCGCGCACGCGATGAAGCTGTTCGATTTCACGCTGCAACGCGATGGCGGCATCGCGCTGGAGGCGATCCCCAAACCCAAGGTCAAGTTCAAGACGCCGACGGAAGCCTTCGAACAGGTGCTCGAACACGAGCGGTACATCACCGGCCGCATCCACGAACTGTACGAGGTCGCCCGCGAGCACAAGGATTACCCGCTCCAGTCCCTCCTCCACTGGTTCATCGACGAGCAGGTGGAAGAAGAGGACAATGCCCGATCGATCATCGACACGCTGCAGCTGGTCGGCAACGACGGCGCCAACCTGTTCCTGCTCGACCGCGAGCTGGGCGCGCGCACGACGGCGCCCGACGCCTGA
- a CDS encoding response regulator yields the protein MPSPHILWADDEIDLLRPHILFLESKGYRVTSVTNGADAVEQVRRDRCDVVLLDEQMPGMGGLEALSEIKRIVPDMPVVIVTKSEEEDLMEQALGDQISDYLTKPVNPSQILLTIKRLLERSRLRHEKMSQQYLQSFGQISAMLADARSHQEWVDLYLRLMAYDLSLGSDEGVRQVLVDQYQEANREFGRFVEESYRGWVSQLGSAPNDARPMLSHEVVPRTVLPEVGKGRPVVFFVIDCMRYDQWLEFEHLLAPLFSIEKSFYYSILPTATPYARNAIFSGLMPNDLERRYPALWSEGEEDEHSRNRNEEAFLGDLIERKKPGLRMRYEKLVSTQHGRDFAQNIVEYTQSDLSAIVVNFVDILAHSRSDSAVLKEIAPDVPAYRSLTRTWFQHSWLFQAFQTLAERECTIVVTSDHGAVRSLRPTKVLGDRETSTALRYKYGRNLKCDSKHAIFVKNPQEFGLPGRGINTNYIIAKEDYYFVYPTNYHHYVNFYRDTMQHGGASMEEMILPIVKLQPK from the coding sequence ATGCCATCGCCACACATCCTCTGGGCCGACGACGAGATCGATCTGCTTCGCCCGCACATCCTGTTTCTCGAATCCAAGGGGTACCGGGTGACGAGTGTGACCAATGGCGCCGACGCCGTCGAACAGGTTCGGCGCGACCGGTGCGATGTCGTGCTGCTGGACGAGCAGATGCCCGGGATGGGCGGCCTCGAGGCGCTCTCCGAAATCAAGCGCATCGTGCCCGACATGCCGGTGGTGATCGTGACCAAGAGCGAGGAGGAGGACCTGATGGAGCAGGCCCTCGGCGACCAGATCAGCGACTATCTGACGAAGCCCGTCAACCCCAGCCAGATCCTGCTGACGATCAAACGGCTGCTGGAGCGCTCGCGCCTTCGCCATGAGAAGATGTCGCAGCAGTACCTCCAGTCTTTCGGGCAGATCAGCGCCATGCTGGCCGACGCCCGATCGCACCAGGAGTGGGTCGATCTCTATCTGCGGCTGATGGCGTACGACCTCTCGCTCGGCAGCGACGAAGGCGTCCGGCAGGTGCTCGTGGATCAATACCAGGAAGCCAACCGCGAATTCGGGCGGTTCGTGGAGGAGTCGTACCGCGGATGGGTTTCGCAGCTGGGCAGCGCCCCGAACGACGCGCGCCCGATGCTGTCGCACGAGGTCGTGCCCCGGACCGTGCTGCCGGAAGTGGGCAAGGGCCGGCCGGTCGTCTTTTTTGTGATCGACTGCATGCGTTATGACCAGTGGCTCGAATTCGAGCACCTCCTCGCTCCGTTGTTCTCGATCGAGAAGTCGTTTTATTATTCCATCCTGCCCACCGCGACGCCCTATGCCCGCAACGCCATCTTCAGCGGGTTGATGCCAAACGATCTGGAGCGTCGGTACCCGGCCCTGTGGTCGGAGGGCGAGGAAGACGAGCACAGCCGCAACCGCAACGAGGAGGCCTTTCTGGGCGATTTGATCGAACGGAAGAAGCCCGGGTTGCGCATGCGCTACGAGAAGCTGGTGAGCACCCAGCACGGCCGGGACTTCGCGCAGAACATCGTCGAATACACCCAGAGCGACCTGAGCGCGATCGTGGTGAACTTCGTCGACATTCTCGCGCACAGCCGTTCGGACTCGGCGGTGCTGAAGGAGATCGCGCCCGACGTGCCGGCGTATCGCTCGCTCACGCGCACCTGGTTTCAGCACTCGTGGCTCTTTCAGGCCTTTCAGACCCTCGCCGAACGGGAATGCACGATCGTCGTCACGAGCGACCACGGCGCGGTCCGCAGCCTCCGGCCCACCAAGGTCCTCGGCGACCGCGAGACCTCCACCGCGCTGCGCTACAAATACGGCCGCAACCTCAAGTGCGACAGCAAACACGCGATCTTCGTAAAGAACCCCCAGGAGTTCGGCCTGCCTGGGCGGGGCATCAACACGAACTATATCATCGCCAAGGAAGACTACTATTTCGTCTATCCGACGAACTACCACCACTACGTCAATTTCTACCGCGACACCATGCAACACGGCGGCGCGTCGATGGAGGAGATGATCCTGCCCATCGTGAAACTGCAGCCGAAATAA
- a CDS encoding SpoIIE family protein phosphatase, protein MPSKTTIGPAEASFDALDAIETISRMLLASHFDPEALLKAITDVTVRKMKVKGCVLRMLNADTGELSIRSVTGLSERFLFSAPVIDIKNRFQSLIQQEGVYSLYDVRAGSDLQFSEAALEEGISSLLAVGLFEGKKVVGSLSIYTDRPVRFTRTHTQTLRVLARYAVMALELARLHRSELQLKLQSRDLAIAASIQQRMLPSVIPDADDIQLAVRMSSWYEVGGDFYDVSKIDRDTIGLAIGEVAGKGMPAALLMSGALMAYRSQMGNSRQLPEIVGAVNDLLTRDTRTEEYASLICCRLDLDEFILCYVNAGHMAPLLFRKGRVTTLTTGGMTLGICAGLTYEQGVLQLEKDDVVVFRTDGCTRATRADGQVFGERRFRRAIRSQLDASAARIADSVQAALRSFVGDAGLRDDQTVIVLRVE, encoded by the coding sequence ATGCCCTCCAAAACCACGATAGGACCCGCCGAAGCCTCCTTCGATGCCCTGGACGCCATCGAGACGATCAGTCGGATGCTGCTCGCCTCCCATTTCGATCCGGAGGCGCTGCTGAAGGCGATCACGGACGTCACCGTGCGCAAGATGAAGGTGAAGGGATGCGTCCTCCGTATGCTCAACGCCGATACGGGCGAACTGAGCATCCGCTCGGTGACGGGGCTGAGCGAACGGTTTTTGTTTTCGGCGCCGGTGATCGACATCAAGAACCGATTCCAGTCGCTGATCCAGCAAGAGGGCGTGTATTCGCTGTACGACGTGCGGGCCGGGAGCGACCTGCAGTTTTCCGAGGCGGCGCTCGAGGAAGGCATCTCGTCCCTGCTCGCGGTCGGGTTGTTCGAGGGGAAAAAGGTCGTCGGGAGTCTGTCGATCTATACCGATCGCCCGGTTCGGTTTACCCGGACGCACACGCAGACGCTGCGCGTCCTGGCGCGGTACGCCGTCATGGCGCTCGAACTGGCGCGCCTGCATCGGAGCGAGCTCCAGCTCAAGCTCCAGTCGCGCGACCTGGCCATCGCGGCAAGCATCCAGCAGCGGATGCTGCCCTCGGTGATACCGGATGCGGACGACATCCAGCTCGCCGTCCGGATGAGTTCGTGGTATGAAGTGGGCGGCGACTTTTACGATGTGTCGAAGATCGACCGGGACACGATCGGGCTCGCGATCGGCGAAGTGGCCGGCAAGGGGATGCCGGCGGCCCTCCTGATGTCGGGCGCGTTGATGGCCTACCGCTCCCAGATGGGCAACAGCCGCCAGCTCCCCGAAATCGTCGGCGCTGTCAACGACCTGCTGACCCGCGACACCCGCACCGAGGAGTACGCCTCCCTTATTTGCTGCCGGCTGGATCTCGACGAGTTCATCCTCTGTTATGTGAACGCGGGCCATATGGCTCCGCTCCTGTTCCGGAAAGGCCGCGTGACGACCCTCACGACCGGCGGCATGACGCTCGGCATCTGCGCCGGCCTCACCTACGAACAGGGGGTGCTCCAGCTCGAAAAGGACGATGTGGTCGTCTTCCGTACGGACGGCTGCACCCGGGCGACCCGCGCCGACGGCCAGGTGTTCGGCGAACGGCGTTTCCGCCGCGCGATCCGCAGCCAGCTCGACGCGAGTGCGGCGCGCATCGCGGACTCCGTCCAGGCCGCGCTGCGCAGCTTCGTCGGAGACGCCGGCCTGCGCGACGACCAGACGGTGATTGTTCTGCGGGTCGAGTGA
- a CDS encoding calcium/sodium antiporter: MATFLFLAGGLLLLYFGAEFLVRGGAALALKLGIAPLIVGLTVVAFGTSAPEMVVSVSAAVHDAGGIALGNIIGSNICNIALILGLAAVIRPMKVQVQLVRLDVPIMIGASLALVVMLADGQLGRIDGTLLAAAMATYLWFLISAARRDREALAASMEDTVHATRVPTLNAVLMVGAGLALLVVGGNLFVQGAVALAERLGMSQRVIGLTIIAVGTSLPELATSLVASWKGEGDLSIGNVVGSNIFNVLAILGVSATVHPLAGAGFTTLDYGAMLLAAAALLPLAWTGFRISRWEGGLLLAGYAVYVAVLIQP, from the coding sequence ATGGCGACGTTCCTGTTTCTTGCAGGAGGGTTGCTCCTCCTCTACTTCGGCGCTGAATTCCTCGTTCGAGGCGGCGCGGCGCTGGCGCTCAAACTCGGTATCGCTCCGCTCATCGTCGGGCTGACCGTCGTGGCATTCGGGACCAGCGCGCCCGAAATGGTGGTGAGCGTGAGCGCGGCGGTACACGACGCCGGCGGGATCGCGCTCGGCAACATCATCGGCTCCAACATCTGCAACATCGCCCTGATCCTCGGGCTGGCCGCGGTCATTCGGCCGATGAAGGTGCAGGTTCAGCTCGTCCGCCTCGATGTGCCCATCATGATCGGCGCGTCCCTCGCGCTGGTGGTCATGCTGGCCGATGGCCAGCTCGGGCGGATCGACGGAACGCTCCTCGCGGCCGCGATGGCGACCTACCTCTGGTTCTTGATCTCGGCCGCTCGCCGCGACCGGGAAGCGCTGGCGGCCAGCATGGAGGACACCGTCCATGCGACGCGGGTGCCGACGTTGAATGCCGTGCTGATGGTAGGCGCCGGCCTCGCGCTGCTGGTCGTAGGCGGTAATCTGTTCGTGCAGGGCGCCGTGGCGTTGGCGGAACGCCTCGGCATGAGTCAACGCGTCATCGGGCTGACCATCATCGCCGTTGGGACCAGCCTGCCTGAACTGGCCACCTCGCTGGTGGCGTCGTGGAAAGGCGAGGGCGACCTCTCGATCGGCAATGTGGTGGGGTCGAACATCTTTAATGTCCTGGCCATCCTCGGGGTGAGCGCAACCGTGCACCCCCTCGCCGGCGCGGGGTTCACGACGCTCGATTACGGGGCGATGCTACTCGCCGCCGCCGCGCTGCTGCCGCTGGCGTGGACCGGCTTTCGGATCAGCCGCTGGGAGGGGGGCCTGCTGCTGGCCGGGTACGCCGTCTATGTGGCGGTCCTGATCCAGCCGTAA
- a CDS encoding DsrE/DsrF/DrsH-like family protein — MEATSELAKSMTTPKAEKNPIQKVLIICSKGTLEDVYAALIMANGALMEGIEAEMFFTFFGLEAIKKDAQDHLHTATVGNPALMRQMPTLLAGLPGFEALVSTMMKKEMEKLDIPPVSEFLEIISESGGKLHACRLAVDMFKLKREDFIDQLDDIITVGEMYALAEGKNTHIIFI; from the coding sequence ATGGAAGCCACCTCTGAACTCGCCAAATCGATGACCACCCCGAAAGCGGAAAAGAATCCGATCCAGAAGGTGCTCATCATCTGCTCGAAAGGCACCCTGGAAGATGTGTACGCCGCCCTCATCATGGCCAACGGCGCCCTGATGGAAGGGATTGAAGCGGAGATGTTCTTCACGTTCTTCGGCCTGGAGGCGATCAAAAAAGACGCCCAGGATCATCTGCACACCGCCACCGTGGGCAACCCGGCCCTGATGCGGCAGATGCCGACCCTCCTCGCCGGCCTGCCCGGCTTCGAGGCGCTGGTCTCGACGATGATGAAAAAGGAGATGGAAAAGCTGGATATCCCGCCCGTCTCCGAATTCCTGGAAATCATCTCCGAAAGCGGCGGCAAGCTCCATGCGTGCCGGCTCGCCGTCGACATGTTCAAGCTGAAACGGGAAGACTTCATCGATCAGCTGGACGACATCATCACCGTCGGCGAAATGTACGCCCTCGCCGAAGGCAAGAACACCCATATCATCTTTATCTGA
- a CDS encoding TusE/DsrC/DsvC family sulfur relay protein: protein MTSTVLAGVSVDLDNEGYLADPSQWTPELANEIAREEGIVLTDRHFDVLNYLREQNASGEKLTIRRVGKSGLVTIKEFYDLFPGGPLKKASRIAGIPKPVSCV from the coding sequence ATGACAAGCACCGTACTCGCCGGCGTGTCCGTCGACCTCGACAACGAAGGCTACCTCGCCGATCCCTCCCAGTGGACGCCCGAACTGGCGAACGAAATCGCACGCGAAGAAGGCATCGTCCTGACCGACCGGCATTTCGACGTCCTCAACTACCTCCGCGAACAGAACGCCTCGGGAGAAAAACTCACCATCCGCCGCGTCGGCAAATCCGGCCTCGTGACGATCAAGGAGTTCTACGACCTTTTCCCCGGCGGACCGCTGAAGAAAGCCAGCCGCATCGCCGGCATCCCGAAACCGGTCAGCTGTGTGTGA
- a CDS encoding FAD/NAD(P)-binding oxidoreductase, with protein MKKLLILGAGTAGTMMLNKLHHRLDLTAWELTIVDKEHVHYYQPGFLFIPFGIYKPDEVMRAKTDFFPEGMNVVWGEVEEVKGDENLVRLTNGDTLSYDVLIVATGTTPRPEETPGLKGKLWYTDIFDFYTHDGASRLARKLEHWEGGRLVINLAETIIKCPVAPLEFAFLSDAYFTEKGMRDKVDIFYVTPLAGAFTKPKATEVLSGLLEKKGINVIPDFYLEHVDEDEKKLVSYDGKEVPFDLLVSIPVNMGADFVDASDMGDDDDLNFIPTDKHTLQSKTFENMFIIGDATNVPTSKAGSVVHFMSETLIENVMHYINGEALEPSFDGHANCFIETGFGKATLIDFNYSTEPLPGKFPLPHLGPMSLLKESRLNHMGKLFFRWVYWHMLLTGKELPVPAHMSLAGKELEEEAIA; from the coding sequence ATGAAAAAGCTGCTTATCCTCGGCGCAGGGACCGCCGGCACGATGATGCTCAATAAGCTGCACCACCGGCTCGACCTCACGGCATGGGAACTCACCATTGTCGATAAAGAACACGTTCACTACTACCAGCCGGGCTTCCTCTTCATCCCGTTCGGCATCTACAAGCCCGACGAAGTGATGCGCGCCAAGACCGACTTTTTCCCCGAGGGCATGAACGTCGTCTGGGGCGAGGTCGAGGAGGTCAAGGGCGACGAAAACCTCGTCCGACTCACCAATGGCGACACCCTTTCCTACGACGTCCTGATCGTCGCGACGGGCACCACCCCGCGCCCGGAAGAAACGCCGGGGCTCAAGGGGAAACTCTGGTACACGGATATTTTCGACTTCTACACGCACGACGGCGCCTCGCGCCTCGCCCGGAAGCTCGAACACTGGGAAGGCGGCCGGCTGGTCATCAACCTGGCCGAAACGATCATCAAGTGCCCCGTGGCGCCCCTCGAGTTTGCGTTCCTGTCCGACGCCTACTTCACGGAAAAGGGGATGCGGGACAAGGTGGATATCTTCTACGTCACCCCGCTCGCCGGCGCCTTCACGAAACCGAAAGCTACGGAAGTCCTCAGCGGCCTGCTTGAGAAAAAAGGCATCAACGTCATCCCGGACTTCTACCTCGAACACGTCGATGAGGACGAGAAAAAGCTCGTTTCGTACGACGGCAAGGAAGTGCCGTTCGACCTGCTCGTCTCCATCCCCGTCAACATGGGCGCCGACTTCGTGGATGCCAGCGACATGGGCGACGACGACGACCTGAATTTCATCCCGACCGATAAACATACGCTCCAGTCCAAGACCTTCGAGAATATGTTCATCATCGGCGACGCGACCAACGTGCCGACGTCCAAAGCCGGCTCCGTGGTGCATTTCATGAGCGAAACGCTGATCGAAAACGTGATGCACTACATCAACGGCGAAGCGCTCGAACCGTCTTTCGACGGCCATGCCAACTGCTTCATCGAAACGGGTTTCGGCAAGGCCACGCTGATCGATTTCAACTACAGCACCGAGCCGCTGCCGGGCAAATTCCCCCTGCCGCACCTGGGCCCGATGAGCCTCCTGAAGGAATCGCGTCTCAATCACATGGGCAAACTCTTCTTCCGCTGGGTCTACTGGCACATGCTGCTGACCGGCAAGGAGCTCCCCGTCCCGGCGCATATGTCGCTCGCCGGCAAGGAACTCGAAGAAGAAGCCATCGCCTGA